In the genome of Pseudanabaena mucicola str. Chao 1806, the window ACGCATCGCCGCAATATAGAGCCAATGTTGCCAAACTAGTCTGGGCTTGGACAATACCTTGGATTGACCAACTTGGAGATCTTGGAAACAAACGTCAGCTCTTAGTTGTTTCTGCCCATCGTTAAGCAAGGTGTTTTTACGAATACGGATACGAAAGCGGGTACATGGGTCACAAAGCAGGTAATCAAACCATTCTTCCCCCACAAATTCTCGGTCTGCGGTCAAAAAGTCGATTTTGCGGTCTCCAAATATTTCCAGAAATCGATTACACAATTCACAACGTTCACGGGTGTTCGAGTTACCTTTTTTATCCAGCATCATCCATACCAATGGGAATGCGATACCGTGATGCACTACTCCCAATGTCAGCTCATTAAATACTGTCTTACCAAATCTCCAATCGGTGCGGTCGATACTGATTACCCATGGTTCAGGTATTTTCATCACTTTGACGACCATGAAAGCGATGCTTTCATAGTCCACTTCAAATTCTCGAAAAAATCTCTGTAATCTCTTATAGTGTGATTCGACTTTGGCTTCACCTCTAAATCCTGTAGCGATTTCGTCTAGGTTTACTGTCTTTACTCGCATTAGTGCGATCAGGAACATCGACACAAATAAGAGTCTTGCTCTATTCCATTGCAGATGTTCATGCAACTTTTCGCGAAATACGCTAATCTCTTTCATAGGGGTTTTATTTGTGATGTGATTATCTTTTATAAAACCCCTTCCTGCCTACTTTTGCAACTTTTTGTCCTGTACTAAGCACATCACGTTAAAAATAGAATCAGAAAGAATCGGAAATAAGAAAACCATGAAACTGTATATGGAGATCGCCGCCGCGAATATAACTTTTGGGAAGATTTATTAGCAAGATCAGCCTGACACACAAAAACTTTGTATGCAAATAAATCTTTGTTATTCAGGAGACATCCTTACCGAAAACCTATGTGTAATAATCACTACATCAAATCTACGGTAACTTGACAAGCAAACCGTAGTATATATGTATAAGACATTTACAATACGTTAAGAATCCTCCATGACTGCATTACATCTTTATTTTGCCAAAGCTTCTACATTTGCTCAGCGCACTCGCGTCGTTCTACTCGAAAAAGGAATTGAATTCACCTCTACTGACATTGATTTCCAAAATAAACCCGCAGAATTTCTCAAGGTTTCCCGCTATGGTAAAGTCCCTGCGATTGTGCATAACGGTTTTGAAATTTACGAATCGACAATTATCAATGAATACTTAGAAGAAGTATTTCCTGAACCAGCACTTTTACCAAAGGATGCAGGTCAAAAAGCGATCGCAAGAATTTGGATTGACTATGCAAATACTCGTTTTGTCCCTGCCTTTGTGAAACTATTGCGTGGTAAAACTGTGGAAGAACAAGAGCAAGGACGCAGAGAGTTTATTGAAGCTTTGCTTTTCATTGAGCAAGAAGGATTTGGCAAATTGTCGGGCGATGGAACTTATTTTCTAGGCGATCAGTTGAGCCTAGTTGATATCAGCTTCTATCCTTGGTTTGAGCGTTTGGCAGTACTGGAAAATTTCCGCAGATTTGAACTTCCTACGGAAACTCCTCGTATTCAGAAATGGTGGGCAGCTTTACGCGATCGCGAATCCATTAAAGCAGTTGCTAATTCCAAGGAGTTCTATCTAGAGAGATTTGCTAAAGTTCTCGGCGAACCTGCACCTGTGGTAAAATAATCTGCCCTAAGAGAGCGGAACAAGAATATTATTAGGAATAACAACCACAAGCTTAGAATTACATCTCACTGGAAAAACAGCGATCGTCACTGGCGGTAGCGCGGGCATTGGTCTAGCTGGACTATTTAAAGAAGGCGTGAATGTAGCGATCACGACTCGTAATCCCGAAAAGTTAGAAAAAGCCGTTAGAGAGATTAGCGCACTTTCTAATTCTGGCAATAAAGTCATTGCGATCGCTGCGGATATCTGTCTAGCTGAAGGTGTGGATGAAGTCGTCGTCACCACACTCGAAACCTTTGAAAAAATTGATATCTTGATTAATAATGCAGGTTCTGCGAAGGCGGTAAACTTGCTAGATATTGGCGATGATGTTTTTCTGGATGCATGGAATCTCAAGTTATTGGGATATATTCACCTTGTTAGAGCTGTGATTCCCGATCAGATTAAGCGCCGTGATGGTAGTATTGTCAACATCATTGGTGTCGCTGGGCGGACTGCTCGTCCCAATTTTCTACCTAGCAGTACGACTAACGCCGCTTTGCTAAACTTTACTCGCGGTATTTTCAAAGAACTTGCTCAACATAATATTCGTATTAACGCAATTTCTCTTGGTTTGACTAATACTGATCGCGCCAAGGATCTTGCAGAGCAACACGCAAAATTAGCGAATATTTCCGTTGAGGAATATAGAGCACAAGCAGTCAAGTCAATTCCATTAGGTCGTATCGCTCAACCTGAAGATATTGCAAATCTAGCTTTATTCTTGGTATCAGATTTAGCTGCTTCGATTACTGGAACTGAAATTCTTGTTGATGGTGGGCAAACTCCTGGGGTTTGATATTAACTTCAAGAATAGTTCTACTAAATTCTTAAAATATTAGGACTTACGCATTGGGTAGATGTGGTGCGGGCGAAGCCCTCACCACATCTACCTCAAGCCTAATAAATTCGTTCGGTTTGCGTAAGTCCTAAATATTTATGACTTACACAAAAGGTTTATCGTAATGGCAATTTATGAATTGCCATTACGATGAAATTAGGGTTTCAACTCCTTATGCGTTAGTCCTCATACTTTTGTATATGACAATTTATATCGATTTTTACTATGGTTTGGGAAGTCGCTATTCCTATTTAGCGGCTTCCCAAATTTCATATATTGAAGCAAGATTTGATTGTCAGTTCATTTGGAAACCACTTTTTAGCGGCAAATTAATCCAATTGTGGCAACGTAATCCATTTACTGAACAGCATGTTTCAGGGCAGTATGATTGGACATATCGTCAGCTTGATGCCAAACGATGGGCAGATTATTATGGCATTCCTTTTCATGAGCCAAAGTTAAAAAAAATTGCGCCAGAGTTATTAGCGATCGCTGTTCTTGCAGCTAATCGATATGACTTGCTAATTAACTATAGCCATCTTCTATTTCAAAAAATATTTGCTGAGCAGATAGAAGTTGAGGTTGAGTTATTAATCAAGCTAGCGAGCAGTCTTGAAATCCCTGAAGATAATTTTCGAGAAGCGTTGCGATCGCCTCATTTACATTTAGAGTTAGATCAAATCATCCAAGAAGCTTTTCATCGTGGAGCCTTTGGTGTACCAACATTTTTTGTTGACTCAGAAATGTTTTGGGGAAATGATCGTCTGATGTTACTAGAACATTATCTGTCGAAAAATTTATGATTCTCATTCTCTCGTATTTTAGCTGGCCAAAGCTAATAGGTCATTAAGATTTACGAGATCAATCAAAAAAGTATCATGTCCATGATTAGAGAGAAGTTTGCTAAGTTTGGCATGAGGAATAAACTGGGCTAGTTCTTCCTGTTCTTCAGGAAAATAGAGAAGATCAGTTGGTGTCGAAATAATCAAAGTTGGCTGATGGATACTATTTAAAACCTGAAAATAATCCCCCCGATCACGTCCAAGATCATGGGTATCCATTGCTTTAGTGAGCGATATATAGACATTGGCATCAAAACGCTTTAAAAACTTCTCCCCTTCTTGATGAAGATAATTAGAGATCACAAAATTACCATGATGATCAATCTCTCTCCCAAATCTCTCCACAAAATCGGGACGACTATAATAGGAACAAGTAGCAATCATTCGAGCGATCGCTAATCCTTGATGCGGCGGATTGTCTTGATCATAATTGCCATTTTGCCAATTGCGATCAGCATAGATTGCTTGACGTTGTGATTCTGCTAGGGCAATGCTCCAAGGAGAATGACGACCTGAAACTGAGATGGGAGCGATCGCTTTGACTAAATCAGGGTACATTACCGCCCATTCGAGAGTTTGCATTCCTCCAAGAGAGCCACCTGTGACTAACTTCCATTGAGGAATATTTAGGCTCTGCATTAGTTCATATTGTGATCGCACCATATCACGGATCGTAATTGCAGGAAAGCTTGCACCAAAGGGTTTATCAGTTTCAGGATTGATCGAGACCGCACCTGTGGAACCATAACAACTGCCTAAAACATTGCTACAGACGATAAAATCTTTCTCAGGATCAAAGGGTTTTCCCTCTCCAAATAGTCCACTCCACCAAACGTCAGCATCAGCATTTGCTGTAAACCCATGACAAATTAGCACAGCATTGTCTCCATTCGCATTCAGTTCTCCCCAAGTGCGATAGGCAATTTGCACATAAGGAATTATTCTACCTAGCTCTAGTTTTAGTGGATTGGGAATTTGATAAAACTGTGTGTGATCGGAGATAAAACCTTGGTATTTCATATTTATATTTTTGTCTTGAAGTGATACTGTAGGTACAACTTCAAGACTTGTTAAATTTGCTGAAATGCTTGTTCAAAGTCAACTTTAATATCTTCGATATGCTCTAAACCAACAGAAACTCGGATCAGATCAGGGGTTACGCCTGCGGATTTTTGTTCTGATTCCGATAGCTGTTGGTGAGTGGTTGAGGTGGGATGAATCACCAAGGTTTTGGCATCGCCGACATTAGCCAGATGGCTCGCCAGTTTCACAGCATTAATAAAACTACGACCTGCTTCTAAACCACCTTTAATGCCAAAATTCAGAACTGCGCCAAAGCCATGTTCAAGATATTTCTTAGCGCGATCGTGGTAAGGATGATTGGGCAATCCTGGATAATTTACCCATTCCACTTTGGGATGATTAACCAGCCATTCTGCGAGATCTTGAGCATTCTTGACATGGCGATCGACTCGTAATGAGAGGGTTTCTAATCCTTGGATCAACAAGAAAGAATTAAATGGACTGATCGATGCGCCAAGATCTCTTAATCCTTCGACTCTAGCTCTGATGATGAAAGCAATGTTGCCAAAGGTTTCATGGAAGTTTAAACCGTGATAGCCCGTCGATGGCTTGGTGAAAATGGGGAATTTACCGTTGCCCCAGTTAAATTTTCCAGAATCAACAATTACACCACCGATGGAAGTTCCATGACCGCCGATCCATTTAGTTGCCGACTCAACTACGATATCGGCTCCATGGTTGATCGGACGCGCCAGATAGCCACCAGCACCAAAGGTATTGTCAACAATTAAGGGAATACCATTTTCATGGGCG includes:
- a CDS encoding glutathione S-transferase family protein, translated to MTALHLYFAKASTFAQRTRVVLLEKGIEFTSTDIDFQNKPAEFLKVSRYGKVPAIVHNGFEIYESTIINEYLEEVFPEPALLPKDAGQKAIARIWIDYANTRFVPAFVKLLRGKTVEEQEQGRREFIEALLFIEQEGFGKLSGDGTYFLGDQLSLVDISFYPWFERLAVLENFRRFELPTETPRIQKWWAALRDRESIKAVANSKEFYLERFAKVLGEPAPVVK
- a CDS encoding O-acetylhomoserine aminocarboxypropyltransferase/cysteine synthase family protein codes for the protein MSENYRFETLQIHAGQKPDSATNARAVPIYQTTSYVFNSADHGANLFALKEFGNIYTRIMNPTTDVFEQRIASLEGGVAALATSSGQAAQFLAIATIAQAGENIVSTSYLYGGTYNQFKVTLPRLGINVKFVDGDSPEDFRKQIDEKTKALYVETIGNPQFNIPDFEALAAIAHENGIPLIVDNTFGAGGYLARPINHGADIVVESATKWIGGHGTSIGGVIVDSGKFNWGNGKFPIFTKPSTGYHGLNFHETFGNIAFIIRARVEGLRDLGASISPFNSFLLIQGLETLSLRVDRHVKNAQDLAEWLVNHPKVEWVNYPGLPNHPYHDRAKKYLEHGFGAVLNFGIKGGLEAGRSFINAVKLASHLANVGDAKTLVIHPTSTTHQQLSESEQKSAGVTPDLIRVSVGLEHIEDIKVDFEQAFQQI
- a CDS encoding IS4 family transposase; the encoded protein is MKEISVFREKLHEHLQWNRARLLFVSMFLIALMRVKTVNLDEIATGFRGEAKVESHYKRLQRFFREFEVDYESIAFMVVKVMKIPEPWVISIDRTDWRFGKTVFNELTLGVVHHGIAFPLVWMMLDKKGNSNTRERCELCNRFLEIFGDRKIDFLTADREFVGEEWFDYLLCDPCTRFRIRIRKNTLLNDGQKQLRADVCFQDLQVGQSKVLSKPRLVWQHWLYIAAMRLEDGDLLIVATAHDPNTAIADYAKRWAIETLFGCFKSRGFCLEATHLQDPERLSKLIALLTLALCWAFSSGLWLAQLNPLKPKKHGRLPKSIFRLGFDYLRHIIFDIHLNSEAFFNSIKFLSCT
- a CDS encoding 2-hydroxychromene-2-carboxylate isomerase — protein: MTIYIDFYYGLGSRYSYLAASQISYIEARFDCQFIWKPLFSGKLIQLWQRNPFTEQHVSGQYDWTYRQLDAKRWADYYGIPFHEPKLKKIAPELLAIAVLAANRYDLLINYSHLLFQKIFAEQIEVEVELLIKLASSLEIPEDNFREALRSPHLHLELDQIIQEAFHRGAFGVPTFFVDSEMFWGNDRLMLLEHYLSKNL
- the metX gene encoding homoserine O-acetyltransferase MetX, with translation MKYQGFISDHTQFYQIPNPLKLELGRIIPYVQIAYRTWGELNANGDNAVLICHGFTANADADVWWSGLFGEGKPFDPEKDFIVCSNVLGSCYGSTGAVSINPETDKPFGASFPAITIRDMVRSQYELMQSLNIPQWKLVTGGSLGGMQTLEWAVMYPDLVKAIAPISVSGRHSPWSIALAESQRQAIYADRNWQNGNYDQDNPPHQGLAIARMIATCSYYSRPDFVERFGREIDHHGNFVISNYLHQEGEKFLKRFDANVYISLTKAMDTHDLGRDRGDYFQVLNSIHQPTLIISTPTDLLYFPEEQEELAQFIPHAKLSKLLSNHGHDTFLIDLVNLNDLLALAS
- a CDS encoding SDR family oxidoreductase, encoding MTTTSLELHLTGKTAIVTGGSAGIGLAGLFKEGVNVAITTRNPEKLEKAVREISALSNSGNKVIAIAADICLAEGVDEVVVTTLETFEKIDILINNAGSAKAVNLLDIGDDVFLDAWNLKLLGYIHLVRAVIPDQIKRRDGSIVNIIGVAGRTARPNFLPSSTTNAALLNFTRGIFKELAQHNIRINAISLGLTNTDRAKDLAEQHAKLANISVEEYRAQAVKSIPLGRIAQPEDIANLALFLVSDLAASITGTEILVDGGQTPGV